The DNA segment tatttaagcTCATTGGAGCTGTCGAAATTGgaagttgaaaataaaatctgtaGAATTGAGCCTTAAAATATTAAGCTTTTTCAAAAGCAGAGCATACGAGTAAGCACACTTGCCGTTaccaaaattgttttttattaacattttattttatttttgcggGTTGCAATCATTTAACTTTATCACGAACTCACTATAGTccggacaaaataaatgtgaatctcgactttattaagtcaaattatttaacaacatgataacgataataaagatttatggTAGGTCGTTCTCGAAAAGAAGCAAGTGTATAAATGCAGCGAGTTTTGAAATTCTACCTGGAACTTTGGTGGTGGATAACCTGTTCCCCATCACAAATCTTTACAATTGttatctttacatttttatttgaagatgCTGTTAAATAATTGGACTTAATAAAGTCAggatttacatttattttgtccggACTATAACTCTTAACTGATGTGTGTTTCGCGCCGTGTTCCTTCATCCGATCCAACCCTGTTCAAGAAATCTTTCCGAAGTCCTTCCGAGTGTCTTTACAGGAGTCATATAATaatcagtggcggctcgtgactCGTTGACAAGGGAAGGCTCTGTCACATGTACAGtgacggccacggaatttcgtcagttattttactgtcaattcgaaaaaacttgTGTAGCCTAAACTTTATTGTCACTAtactgacattcaaaatttttgtgacagaagttctgtcacgcacaataaaaatcaaaatgccacATGATATCCACgtcaaaaattccaatgtgggattagaaatatataaaacctgtCTTACAGCTAATGTCATTTGAGTAACaacgactgacgaaattccgtggccgtgactgtacatatacaggttgtttcctaaaaaacgccgcaagccgtagctccgttatttattgtccgattttaataataataaaaaaaaaacaatacaatggttataaaaacactacaaaacggcttaattttttagttttttcaacattaattGTTATGTCAATTAAGtgtaactttgttttttttttaaatagaaacatatatgtatttatgtatttatttggtagagaatttttttctgacttCAATGATGTCTAACACATTGACTTTTgtccaataaaaattcaagaaaataaacaacatttttattacgttacaatgttttattaatgaatttggaaaaaaatcaagCGCGCCGTAGATGTTTTAAATCACACCCCTTCTTCAGTCCACTTATCGTCTCCACCAAGCAGTAGGTACACAAAACAGAAAAAGGTATTTGTTTCTTCACAACCACATAATCCAACAATATTTAAGTTCGGCACTGGTCGAGTGCTATTTTTTAGATACATTCCCGTCTCAATAGTCAATAGATACACAAAGcttcagtttttttaaatcacttaCTTTCATTTTGTCAACGTTAAAAAAGTGTAAATACTGCCAACACGCGTTAAAATCTCGTTTGTAACGAGCCTATGAATGTTGGGCGCCGACTTTTCCTGCCACAAACCGCCTCGTGAAAAGTGACGTTGTCATGGCAACGCAACTCGACGCTGCATTCCATTGGTGCAGGATACGCGATCGAGAGCTCCAGAGCTGCCCGCCCACCTCAAAGAGGAGAATgaataaaatgaaacttaCCGTGGACAGAGTTAGATTACTATCTACAACCTTTGTATACGATACATTTATATTAttgacataaaataaataaatcaaccaatctttaataaaaaatttcacacATTTAAAAGAATATATTTTCCTTATCTCCTTTATAAATTTCTGGGAGGGCGGCGCCCCAGAACCCCCCCTCGCGAGCCGccactgataataattatttgtggGAAAACCGCTGCAGCAAAACGCATGTTCGACAtttttggaattataattCAGGGAAAAACACCACCAAAGCACGTTttcttgtaaaataaaatttaagtaaagTGTGTTCAAtcgtttgttttaaataactCTTCTAAACAACATAAGAAAGAACACAACATAAGATCagttggtttttgttttttcacaaatgAGGAAACGAAACGTTTAGAACTcttatcccacctccacccggcggcacggcaattttgccggagtacatacactattacggataatactatcaagtaatagtgcagtgcttattaacataattaccggcgtctcgcctccacattttgacttttttgtgttttatgttctgtgtcaatgttaaggaatttcctcacgatgtgacatgagtataataatatacctttttcaatttcaaccaccaatgtgttctctaagtccaaaatttttaaatttttaaaaagagattgcggtactattcctgttgctgaaattataaatggtaaaatcgaaattttttctaaacaccaaagatttctcatagcaacggagagttctaaatatttattaatttttgtattatatgtctgtgttatattgtgtgaatttggaacagttatatctaaaagatatgcttgcttttgttgtttatttaaaataataatgtctggtctgttatgctgaatgtgaatgtcagttaaaactgtccgatcaaaatataatttgtaattttcattttctaaacaactttctggtttataaatgtaatataATTGCGAACCCATCAACGTAATTCCCATTAGTGTGACGCACGGAAGTTccaagtaaaataaaaaacaacaaattttggcTATAAACTGAGATGTAAACCTGCGATTTTGAATATGcccacaaaaaaaatcgagaggaGTTAAATCGGGCGAACAAACAGGCCATTTGTTTGGACCGCGTCTCTAATCATATTGGGAGATGATTGATAGGTACTGATAAAATAATAGCTAGGAAAATAACCTTGATCTCAAACAAGTTTGGCAAGTTTGTAGGTACGCAAATCcttttaaattcaattcaaaGTCGTCAACattacactgtttttcttttggttttcctcttttgtcaatttcactatttctcaaaactttCCTATCTCtatgaaatgtcaaagtgacgtaaatatgaaatagttttgagaaatagcgaaatacaataattgacaaaagaggaaaaccaaaagaaaaacactgtaattAATGTAGGTACTCGTATATGCAATCGATGGATAGAATTGAAAGATCTTTCAAATAATGTATCGCATAACCTACTAGCTTtttaacatttcaaaattaacagTGCCCCGTTATTTTTGTAGATTCACGTTAGAAGTCAGTAAACTCGATATCATTTGGTTCAGTTTTTGTCTTATATCTGTTTTGTCTGGGTCAACAGCCTTGGAAAACGAGTTGAATTCAAAAAGATAAAACTGAACTGTTAAGATGTTGAATCAAcgaatataattaattattcatatGACGTCAAACTGACCACTTTTGACCTTGCTGGTACCATATCTTACATAAGAACAATATTATTCCACTAAAATATCAAGACAAAAAAtgcatttattaattttgtacattgttgttgttataaatcttactttattatttataccTCACCTGTGATTTTATCTAAAACAGGTATCTCAGCTTAATAAAATCACTATCATCACTAAAGCTCGGATTATAtgcactaaaaaataaagaaaatatgagCATAATATATGCACGCTTTTAGCTAAAAATGCACTGAAATATGCacaaatatgcaaaaaatatacataaacATGCTATAAtatgaattgttttttttcacATACTCGTATTATTTCCCAAGTGCAacatttttatcggaaatttttttgctaatgaacgaaaacatccataaatgaggtcaggtcaggtcaggtcaggccaattattagcaaataagagcacgagacgaagtcgagggcttcaTTTTGTTGAATGTCTAAAGACATGGAATGAATTTAATAAGACGTTCTAGTGAACTTTGTGTAATACCGGCTACAAGATTAAAAGTCCTGTTCTTTCTTATGGTGTGTACATGCGTAGTACATGTCGATTTTCTGCTTGGCGTTTTCCACACTGCACTTGTTCAAAAGCagaaaatttcgaattttagcACCTCTGCAACCAACACTGATGAAATTACGCACTAAAGAAGTACAGCATTCTATGTACCCATTATTTCCGGTAAGTGTTTTTGGGTATgtaaccattttttttattcctttCACGTCGTCGTCAAACGACTCTTCTGTTCTTTCGAAAAGTTGCAATGCCCGTTTTCGCACATCACTGTCCACTTCGAACAGCCTCATTTTGGTGTCTGTGCAACTGTACAGATAGGTTTTCATAATACGTTCCGGTCAATGCCATCTTATCTGAATTACAAGGTCAATATGCTGTCGTCCTcctcaaaaaaatttacgcagttttgtttaaattatttaaggaAACGCAATTTCGGGTGATGGACACTTCTGTAATTAtcgaaaatattaaaatgtttctctgcaaatgttaaaaaaactacaCGAGATGTCACAATGTTTAGTgcgtaaaacattttttatacagaGCTATTATAAATGCGTCTAACATCTAGttggcgtagcggcgcacctaaagtaaagcgcacagccacctacgatgttagaaacatttataataatgaccctgtagtagataatagtgaaaaaagtaaaaaaccatgaaGAAGTGCCGTAGCGTGTCATCATTTCCCTTTTGCAAATACATTCCCCGAAATAGCCGGATCATAAATGTACATTGAAAACAACTGAAGTTATCTCGCTATCTTAACTTTAGTTTTAGATCTatgttttgatgtttattgtttttctaattgcAGACACTCGCATTGCCTACGGCTCGTGCGTCAAACTTCCCATTCGTGAAAAAAGTACTACGTTGTGCACATCTtgcataaattactattaatAACTgaattgaataataaattttaggaATTTTGACTAATGTTAAAATGAACAGTAATTTTTACTGTTTCTGGATTCTTCATTTCGTAATAATTTATATACTGTACTGATGCTTATTAAGTTCAATAAAAATCAcaattatcaattaataactttattaaatCGTTTGTAGATAATAAGACCCTGCGATATATGTCTAAAACTAGATGTCCcttaaatatattaaaaaagattatttattagagAGTTGTTTCTAGTCCACATTAAGTTTCTTAAAATTCCCGTGGAATCCTAGAACCTCgtcattatttaatttttcgggTCTCAGACTCTCATCCACTCTCAACTGGTCCAACTGGTCGAATCGATTTTGATACTCGTCGAATTTTTCTCTCAACCCGTCTGAAAATCATCTGTCTGAAAACAACTCATTTTGATAGTATGTACTTAGGTACCATTGAGTTCTTCAAGGCTTGGTCCGTTTCCGCCATAATCTTTTGGTAGTTGATCTGGCGGAAAAATCTCTTTCAGCACTTCAGAATCTTGGTGAACCTCGATCTGTTGAATCGAGGTTTAGAtctgaaattaaatatttccaaaACTTACCCTCTGGAAAATCTTCGGTTTGATCAGGTGTTTGAGAATCGCTAAGATGTTGTCCAGGTACCGAATGCTGTTGAGGAAGAGTACTCTTTTCGCTCTCAAGCAGAAGATGTTCTATTGATGTTATTTTAGTGTGTTTGAAGGATATTCTGATTTAATCAAGTACCTACCTTATAAACAGTTAGGGTTTTTTTGAGGTGGAGAGGTGTGAATTTGAGCAAATCATCCATCGCAGCATTATTCATATCGAAAACTAAAATGTCACCAATCAGGCAGTCTTCTTTTAGTCTCATTTCGTAAATGTTGAAGAATAATAGTGCTGTGGTTAGTGGTGAAGTTACGTGTGGTTTTTTAACTCCTACAAATGTTACTCTGTACATGTCTTCGACTAATTTGGGGTGGACAACTGTGTAGCTAACATCAAAAGCTGTATCGAAGAAATAAATGAGACTGTAATTTCTTACCTTACGTTCATGTAATCTTTTATGAAAGGCAATTTAGGATTGCAGTGTTCGTACCAATCCGGAAGCAAACTTCTTATGGTGTAGTACATATCGATTTTCTGCTTCGTATTTTCCACGCTGCACTTGTTCAAAAGCAagaaatttcgaattttagcATCCTCTATAAGCAACACTGATTAAATTACACACCAAAGAAATTTAGTATTTAACATACCCATTATTTCGGGTAAGTGTTTTTGGGTATGtaaccatttttttattgcttgcACGTCATCATCAAACGACTCTTCTGTTCTGTCGAAGAGTTGCAATGCTCGTTTACGCACATCGTTGTCCACTTCGAACAACTTCATTTTCTCGAATGTCCAAAGACATGGAATGAATTTTATAAGACGTTCGAGTCAACCTTGTGCAATACCCGTTACAAGGTCAAAAGTCctgtttgttatttttcaaGATGCATagccagttttttttttacatttattttatacaaaacaCACCGCTGAACCGATACCTAAGGTATCGAAAAGATAGATATTTTGATTTATgtatctaataaaaataaaaattagaatttaccgtatagtttttttttaatacgagTAAGTACCTAATTTATTACTGAACTGATGACAATGATGATTCCGTAAGTTTTGTGATTTCATTCAATACCGCACGACCAACAAATTCCCATAAGGGGAGggtgtgaaaaataaaacgacaGTTAACTAAATTGAGATCATGTGTTAAAACTCTCTTCGAAGAATTATGCAAAACCAGATAAAAATCGATCTCCACGAAAAACCTGTTAAGAAATCGTTATCGAAAGTCATTTAAACAAGCACTAGAGtaataaaaagtaattatttattaaaatttaacataaaataacatttttaatttaataaataataatagtaataaatacACTCATCGTTCTGAAACACCCCATTTCGAAAATATTAATCAATAGTGGAAGTTTTTTGTGTCTTTGTAAAGACCatttcgcttttttcaaaatgttgtggTGTGCACGATAAATCTAACAGATGCGATTaaacaaacgtcaattaaAAGCGGATTCACGTTGCCATTctcattttgttttcattgtAGGTATCACCTTTTGGAAAGTTTTGTTGATGGCACGTTATACTTGTCGCGTAAAATTCCAGGAAACATTCTGAACAATTGTATTACATTTACATAAAtcgtataaaataaaacttattgGCTATTTATGCAACACACTATACACAGGAGTAAAGATATAGTAAAGTAACTCATTCTTCCAACAACTACTGTGCAATatcttgaaatattttcaacttGTTCCTTTATCACATTTATGTGCTCATCTTAGACATTTAGGTACCAAGTCCACGATTACTACCTCACTCCTCACTGAGATCGCAATATTCACGCCAATTAACTCTCGATGTTGCTCCAGTACTTTACAAAGTGTTGACGTTCATCTTGTTGGTTCcattacatattttgataaaatgatAACGGTCACTCTGTGTTGGTTTCTAATCGTAATGGGATGAGTGAAGTGTCAAAACagagaaaatgttttgacttTAATATGTTAAGTTTGTCTTTGAGATTAAGTTTATAGgcggttttattttttaagaataaGAATAGTAATAATACGGCGGCTCAACCAGTGTGAAAGCACTATCATACAATTAGGTCTGGCGTGGTCAATGTTTGTATGGGTTGCCGCCTTCCGTCTACTGCATTACTTCATATCTTCATTACTTGATTTCAGTATTTTCAGTAACTCTAATGTCGTATAAATTGTGACGTGGGTGTCATGAGAAAAATGGGCGtacagaaaaataaatgatgttgTAAAAGAATAATGCTTTCAAAGGAATTATCAATAAATGATAGAAATATCcgcaatgataaataaatgtggTCTCGTTGCCGTGCTCTCTTTTTAATGGTAATCTTATTCTTATTCTTTTGCGTTTTGCATTTCAGGATTCTTGGGATGAGAATTTTTATATGAAACTTCGAGAAATGTTTCTTACATGTTTTCGATCGTTTTCTTTGGATTTCGTTGGttgaaacataattttttcatcgtctgaaattttgaaatactgTTTTCTTCAAcctataaaaatgtttttccactactagtgTCAGAAGGCTTCagtattgactctcgaaccgaccccagaagtagaatttctctcccaaggttaataataattctcattattaacctaggttaataatgaacagccgtcacctagcatcgaaagattttcgttgatttcattggttaacttAGACAATTTttatagcaaccgttgaaaaatcgtcgcatcggacaaaataattttattaataattattatccgaaagggttttaacgtatctagtattggaaaaaatagtatataaaccacggtgaagaagtcccttatagccttcgcgccttagaaccctcggcacgcctcgggctgtaatcttggcgctctggccataatcatgaacttcttcaccttggtgtataatatactattta comes from the Tenebrio molitor chromosome 9, icTenMoli1.1, whole genome shotgun sequence genome and includes:
- the LOC138139326 gene encoding retinol-binding protein pinta-like — encoded protein: MKLFEVDNDVRKRALQLFDRTEESFDDDVQAIKKWLHTQKHLPEIMEDAKIRNFLLLNKCSVENTKQKIDMYYTIRSLLPDWYEHCNPKLPFIKDYMNVSYTVVHPKLVEDMYRVTFVGVKKPHVTSPLTTALLFFNIYEMRLKEDCLIGDILVFDMNNAAMDDLLKFTPLHLKKTLTVYKNIFCLRAKRVLFLNSIRYLDNILAILKHLIKPKIFQRIEVHQDSEVLKEIFPPDQLPKDYGGNGPSLEELNDGLREKFDEYQNRFDQLDQLRVDESLRPEKLNNDEVLGFHGNFKKLNVD